A region of Crenobacter cavernae DNA encodes the following proteins:
- a CDS encoding 5-carboxymethyl-2-hydroxymuconate Delta-isomerase produces the protein MPHVVMEYSAGLEPAFDARAALVAVNAALAGCGEFAAGDIKSRALRCDTVEIGDGGGDATFVHVRLQLLSGRDLATRRRLTVLVLDALQHTVAPRAGLQVSVEAVEIERDSYAKRSF, from the coding sequence ATGCCCCACGTCGTGATGGAATACAGCGCCGGACTCGAACCCGCCTTCGACGCGCGCGCCGCGCTCGTCGCCGTCAACGCCGCGCTCGCCGGCTGCGGCGAATTCGCCGCCGGCGACATCAAGAGCCGCGCGCTGCGCTGCGACACGGTGGAAATCGGCGACGGCGGCGGCGACGCGACCTTCGTCCACGTCAGGCTGCAACTGTTGTCCGGGCGCGATCTCGCCACGCGACGCCGGCTGACCGTGCTCGTGCTAGACGCGCTCCAGCACACGGTGGCGCCGCGCGCCGGCCTGCAGGTCTCGGTCGAGGCGGTCGAGATCGAGCGCGACAGCTACGCCAAGCGCAGCTTCTGA
- a CDS encoding MFS transporter translates to MRAKVSPLAWLVAIQFVSMGAMEMSGPFWPLHIQRLLGGDAHGMTALLSALVYAGPMVAAMLLTPFWGRIGDCTGHKPMVLRALLALALCQAAAAFTDNAWALVGIRLLQGGFAGFIAAAQAYAVAVSDPTRRGRTLSHLQSATAVGSLAGPVLGGWLMDVSGFAWLCLWAAVACLACALAALALPADAPSHRVRDAKSTQAGWPHGWLTGILLVIVLIQAAKMMPQPFFALYVSDVLHAPNWLVGASYAASAATLALSAPLWGRAFDRWQPARTLSVIEVVAWLCALTLALTALAGTWQGFVASRLVWGVWQGALLPVAYALIARTVPETGQGLALGLGNSAAKAGALVGTLLGAAGMGFFGLNAGFWLVAATYALAAAGIRFVRFHSTSPAPLSTRCASQARS, encoded by the coding sequence ATGCGGGCTAAGGTCTCGCCGCTCGCGTGGCTGGTGGCGATCCAGTTCGTCTCGATGGGGGCGATGGAGATGAGCGGCCCGTTCTGGCCGCTGCATATCCAGCGCCTGCTGGGCGGCGACGCGCACGGCATGACCGCGCTGCTGTCGGCGCTGGTGTACGCCGGGCCGATGGTGGCCGCCATGCTGCTCACGCCGTTCTGGGGCCGCATCGGCGATTGCACCGGCCACAAGCCTATGGTGTTGCGCGCGCTGCTCGCGCTGGCGCTGTGCCAGGCGGCGGCGGCCTTCACCGACAACGCGTGGGCGCTGGTGGGCATCCGCTTGCTGCAAGGCGGATTCGCCGGTTTCATCGCCGCCGCCCAGGCATACGCGGTGGCGGTGAGCGACCCCACCCGGCGCGGCCGGACGCTGTCGCATCTGCAATCGGCCACCGCGGTGGGTTCGCTGGCCGGCCCGGTGCTGGGCGGCTGGCTGATGGACGTGTCCGGCTTTGCCTGGCTCTGCCTCTGGGCTGCCGTCGCGTGCCTGGCGTGCGCGCTGGCCGCGCTTGCGCTGCCGGCCGATGCTCCGTCACACCGGGTGCGTGACGCAAAGTCCACGCAAGCCGGCTGGCCGCACGGCTGGCTGACCGGAATCCTGCTCGTCATCGTGCTGATCCAGGCCGCCAAGATGATGCCGCAGCCGTTCTTCGCGCTGTACGTGTCCGACGTGCTGCACGCGCCGAACTGGCTGGTGGGCGCAAGCTACGCGGCCAGCGCCGCTACACTGGCTTTGTCGGCGCCACTGTGGGGCCGGGCGTTCGACCGCTGGCAGCCGGCACGCACCTTGTCGGTGATCGAAGTGGTCGCTTGGCTGTGCGCGCTGACCCTGGCGCTGACCGCGCTGGCCGGCACTTGGCAAGGCTTCGTCGCCAGCCGGCTGGTCTGGGGCGTCTGGCAAGGGGCATTGCTGCCGGTGGCGTACGCGCTGATCGCGCGCACCGTGCCGGAAACCGGCCAGGGGCTGGCGCTCGGCCTGGGCAACAGCGCCGCCAAGGCCGGTGCCCTGGTCGGCACCTTGCTTGGGGCCGCAGGGATGGGCTTTTTCGGGCTGAACGCCGGTTTCTGGCTGGTGGCGGCCACCTATGCGCTGGCGGCCGCGGGCATCCGCTTCGTCCGCTTTCACTCCACTTCGCCGGCGCCGCTTTCTACGCGATGCGCAAGCCAGGCTCGGTCATAA
- a CDS encoding IucA/IucC family protein: MTAALPKLQQAFARWGEALETPAFQKRQTSVTDLAHAVPLARERSFQRLIQALFREGLLDTAQLVPDGEGRRWLALPQSGKMLRFDALKPGAMRSWQSKGRVWLCTPGVEPREMCYPSELLAALSELFQPAPQALDLLRLAEELDDSLDNDVLCLAYHHSWNQALEQDIAREGAAGLLHWLRAGFGGVNPTALLEQWGTLGHPWHPNHKTKLGLSPQEVIALSPEFESRLPVQLAALHRRCAHLESLEDADDFAAWWQEVFPEAARRFAQALQAQGLDPAGYLPLPVHPWQLQQHLPQAFAAEIASQDLVLTGVTAFTAAPTMSFRTVAHPDSRSAPMVKLPVSLRLTSVQRTVSPRSARMGPRVSHLLRSILKREPQLGQVLAVLPERYGVHYAPQPADDERSRHLAVLFRDNPLGTLAEGEMAIPVGSLFAPDGEGQPLLRQWVRLAEGADDTVAMRRFFRRYCARALQGLLAMYLVYGVGFEAHQQNSFAIMGRDGRMDRLLIRDFGDIRIHRATLQAHGLSLELHDPEMTLVDDAAFVRDKLLHCVFMCHLGELALLCARHWGVAERLLWDDMAERVAAEFDALKDRVEPQRWQSERQALLEDDWPAKSFVRMRLADSHADVVGRLPNPLRPGRHAG, from the coding sequence ATGACCGCAGCCTTGCCCAAACTTCAGCAGGCATTTGCCCGCTGGGGCGAAGCATTGGAGACCCCGGCCTTCCAGAAACGCCAGACCAGTGTGACCGACCTGGCCCACGCCGTGCCGCTGGCGCGCGAACGCAGCTTCCAGCGCCTGATTCAGGCGCTGTTTCGCGAAGGGCTGCTCGATACCGCCCAGCTGGTGCCGGACGGCGAGGGCCGCCGCTGGCTGGCGCTGCCGCAAAGCGGCAAGATGCTCCGTTTCGACGCGCTGAAACCGGGCGCGATGCGCAGCTGGCAATCGAAGGGCCGAGTGTGGCTGTGCACGCCCGGCGTCGAGCCGCGCGAGATGTGCTACCCGTCCGAGCTGCTTGCCGCCTTGTCCGAGCTGTTTCAGCCGGCGCCGCAGGCGCTCGACCTGCTGCGGCTGGCCGAAGAACTGGACGACAGCCTGGATAACGACGTGCTGTGCCTGGCCTACCACCACAGCTGGAACCAGGCGCTGGAGCAGGACATCGCCAGGGAAGGCGCGGCCGGTCTGCTGCATTGGCTGCGCGCCGGCTTCGGCGGCGTCAACCCGACCGCCTTGCTCGAACAGTGGGGCACGCTGGGCCACCCGTGGCACCCGAACCACAAGACCAAGCTAGGCTTGTCGCCGCAAGAAGTGATCGCGCTGTCGCCGGAATTCGAAAGCCGGCTGCCGGTACAGCTGGCCGCCTTGCACCGCCGCTGTGCCCACCTGGAAAGCCTGGAAGACGCCGACGATTTTGCCGCGTGGTGGCAAGAGGTGTTTCCCGAAGCGGCGCGCCGGTTTGCCCAAGCCTTGCAAGCGCAAGGACTCGATCCGGCCGGCTACCTGCCGCTGCCGGTACACCCGTGGCAGTTGCAGCAGCATCTGCCGCAGGCCTTCGCCGCCGAGATCGCCAGCCAGGATCTGGTGTTGACCGGGGTGACGGCGTTTACCGCGGCGCCGACCATGTCGTTCCGCACCGTGGCGCACCCGGACAGCCGCAGCGCGCCTATGGTGAAGCTGCCTGTGTCGCTGCGCCTGACCAGCGTGCAGCGCACGGTATCGCCGCGCTCGGCGCGGATGGGACCGCGCGTCAGCCATTTGCTGCGCAGCATCCTCAAGCGCGAGCCGCAGCTGGGCCAGGTATTGGCCGTGCTGCCCGAGCGCTACGGCGTGCACTACGCGCCGCAGCCGGCCGACGACGAACGCTCGCGCCACCTGGCGGTCCTGTTCCGCGACAACCCGCTCGGCACGTTGGCCGAGGGTGAAATGGCCATCCCGGTGGGCAGCCTGTTCGCGCCGGACGGCGAGGGTCAGCCGCTGCTGCGCCAGTGGGTGCGCTTGGCCGAGGGTGCGGACGACACCGTGGCGATGCGCCGCTTCTTCCGCCGCTACTGCGCGCGCGCGCTGCAAGGGCTGCTCGCGATGTATCTGGTGTACGGCGTCGGCTTCGAGGCGCATCAGCAGAACAGCTTCGCCATCATGGGGCGCGACGGCCGGATGGATCGCTTGCTGATCCGCGACTTCGGCGACATCCGCATCCACCGCGCCACCTTGCAGGCGCACGGGCTGAGCCTGGAGTTGCACGACCCGGAGATGACGCTGGTGGACGACGCCGCTTTCGTGCGCGACAAGCTGCTGCATTGCGTCTTCATGTGCCACCTCGGCGAGCTGGCTCTGTTGTGCGCGCGCCACTGGGGCGTGGCCGAGCGCCTGCTGTGGGACGATATGGCCGAGCGGGTGGCGGCCGAGTTCGACGCGCTCAAAGACCGCGTCGAGCCGCAACGCTGGCAGAGCGAACGGCAAGCGCTGCTAGAGGACGACTGGCCGGCCAAGTCCTTCGTCCGGATGCGTCTGGCCGACAGCCACGCCGACGTGGTAGGCCGCCTGCCCAACCCGCTGCGCCCGGGCCGCCATGCGGGCTAA
- a CDS encoding glutathione peroxidase — MKRPLLAFLLAVPYTALAACPPVLNHRVPALLGGSIDLCAYQGRPVLVVNTASECGFTPQFSKLEAVYKQYEALGLVVVGFPSNDFHQEKASAEDISRVCYANYGVTFPMAGKVHVTGDDALPFFKALSAMSGQKPRWNFYKYLVSPDGNRVTPFSSPTEPDDPALIKALQPYLNFKSKPIKTG, encoded by the coding sequence ATGAAACGCCCGCTGCTCGCCTTCCTGCTGGCCGTCCCGTACACCGCGCTGGCCGCCTGCCCGCCCGTCCTCAACCACCGCGTGCCGGCCTTGCTGGGCGGCAGCATCGACCTGTGCGCCTACCAGGGCAGGCCGGTGCTGGTCGTCAACACCGCCAGCGAATGCGGCTTCACGCCGCAGTTTTCCAAGCTCGAGGCGGTCTACAAGCAGTACGAGGCGCTCGGCCTCGTCGTCGTCGGCTTCCCGAGCAACGACTTCCACCAGGAAAAGGCCAGCGCCGAGGACATCTCCAGGGTCTGCTACGCGAACTACGGCGTAACCTTCCCGATGGCCGGCAAGGTCCACGTGACCGGCGACGACGCGCTGCCCTTCTTCAAGGCCCTGAGCGCAATGAGCGGCCAGAAGCCGCGCTGGAACTTCTACAAATATCTGGTTTCGCCCGACGGCAACCGGGTGACGCCGTTCTCCAGCCCGACCGAGCCCGACGACCCGGCGCTGATCAAGGCGCTGCAGCCCTACCTCAATTTCAAATCCAAGCCGATCAAGACGGGCTAG
- a CDS encoding class I SAM-dependent methyltransferase, protein MNDYAAFANRLAKNYKHLAKWARRQGLDAWRIYDRDVPQFPFAVDVYGAHAHVAEFDTGWQMEDAEYDAWVAECLAVVRQVTGAERVAFKTRRRQKGENQYEKTGEAGEDFVIEEAGQRFWVNLDAYLDTGLFLDHRNTRKRVRDEAAGKRFLNLFAYTGSFTVYAAAGGAVESETVDLSNTYQDWSRRNFELNGLDLSKHALIRDDVFQYLEDAAFQGKTFDLIVMDPPSFSNSKKMLDVLDVQRDQRRLVDGAMRLLAPGGVLYFSNNLRSFELDPALAEAYAIEDISAQSVPEDFRNKKIHQCWRIRHAG, encoded by the coding sequence ATGAATGACTACGCCGCGTTTGCCAACCGCCTCGCCAAGAACTACAAGCACCTCGCCAAGTGGGCGCGCCGCCAGGGGCTCGACGCCTGGCGCATATACGACCGCGACGTGCCGCAATTCCCGTTCGCGGTCGACGTGTACGGCGCGCACGCGCACGTCGCCGAGTTCGACACCGGCTGGCAGATGGAAGACGCCGAATACGACGCCTGGGTCGCCGAATGCCTCGCCGTGGTGCGCCAGGTGACCGGCGCCGAGCGCGTCGCGTTCAAGACGCGCCGCCGCCAGAAGGGCGAGAACCAGTATGAGAAGACCGGCGAGGCCGGCGAGGACTTCGTCATCGAGGAGGCCGGCCAGCGTTTCTGGGTCAACCTAGACGCCTACCTCGATACCGGCCTGTTCCTCGACCACCGCAACACGCGCAAACGCGTGCGCGACGAGGCCGCCGGCAAGCGCTTTTTGAACCTGTTCGCCTACACCGGCAGCTTCACCGTCTACGCGGCGGCCGGCGGCGCGGTAGAAAGCGAGACGGTCGACCTGTCGAACACCTACCAGGACTGGTCGCGCCGCAATTTCGAACTGAACGGGCTCGACCTGTCCAAACACGCGCTGATCCGCGACGACGTGTTCCAGTACCTCGAGGACGCCGCCTTCCAGGGCAAGACGTTCGACCTGATCGTGATGGACCCGCCGTCGTTCTCGAATTCCAAGAAGATGCTCGACGTCCTCGACGTGCAGCGCGACCAGCGCCGCCTCGTCGACGGCGCGATGCGCTTGTTGGCGCCCGGCGGCGTGCTCTACTTCTCGAACAACCTCAGGAGCTTCGAGCTCGATCCGGCCCTGGCCGAGGCATACGCGATCGAGGACATCAGCGCGCAGTCGGTGCCTGAAGACTTCCGCAACAAGAAGATCCACCAGTGCTGGCGCATCCGCCATGCCGGATGA
- the trxA gene encoding thioredoxin codes for MALINLTGDAFNATVDTDDIVILDFWASWCGPCKMFGPTFEAAAEKHPDITFAKIDTEEEQDLAAHFNIRSIPTLMVLKKRTLVFNQAGSMSPAQFEQLIAAVRELDVDAELARQEAGQA; via the coding sequence ATGGCGCTCATCAACCTCACCGGCGACGCGTTCAACGCCACCGTCGACACCGACGACATCGTGATCCTCGACTTCTGGGCGAGCTGGTGCGGCCCGTGCAAGATGTTCGGCCCGACCTTCGAAGCCGCCGCCGAGAAACACCCGGACATCACCTTCGCCAAGATCGACACCGAGGAAGAACAGGACCTCGCCGCGCACTTCAACATCCGCTCGATTCCGACGCTGATGGTGCTGAAGAAGCGCACGCTGGTGTTCAACCAGGCCGGCTCGATGAGCCCCGCCCAGTTCGAGCAGCTGATCGCCGCGGTGCGCGAACTCGACGTCGACGCCGAACTCGCGCGCCAGGAAGCCGGCCAGGCCTGA
- a CDS encoding efflux RND transporter periplasmic adaptor subunit has translation MKLSLQSLIAAVTAALIVAGCGQHEAAKPAATPPRQLDASDIVEASAQPLAQTVPFTGTLKPLNEALVAARVEGTLAEVNVRAGQPVRLGQVLAVIANEALRQTVAEQEAQLTNQEARLKLARVKLDRQRELFTKGFISKLALDELESDFAVQAGSLRVQQAQLKRAREDLSDTVVRAPIAGVVFERAKNPGERIARNEKLFGVADLSELEIAASLPSREGAALSPGMRARFTVEGMPGEFSANVARINPVASTSTRTFEAYLRVSNPDGRLKAGQFARGGVVLHEVDDFVVLPASAVREREKSPWVLVVKNGRLSRAQVKVELESEADRRVAVSGIVPGQTVVTTELIGMKEGDAVKLPLATGK, from the coding sequence ATGAAACTAAGCCTGCAATCCCTTATTGCGGCCGTCACCGCCGCGCTGATCGTCGCCGGCTGCGGCCAGCACGAGGCGGCGAAGCCCGCCGCCACGCCGCCGCGCCAGCTCGACGCGAGCGACATCGTCGAGGCGAGCGCGCAGCCGCTGGCGCAAACGGTGCCGTTCACCGGCACGCTCAAACCGCTGAACGAGGCGCTGGTCGCCGCGCGCGTCGAAGGCACGTTGGCCGAGGTCAACGTGCGCGCCGGCCAGCCGGTGCGGCTCGGCCAGGTGCTCGCGGTGATAGCCAACGAGGCGCTGCGCCAGACGGTCGCCGAGCAGGAGGCGCAGCTGACCAACCAGGAGGCGCGGCTGAAGCTCGCGCGCGTCAAGCTCGACCGCCAGCGCGAACTGTTCACCAAGGGCTTCATCTCCAAGCTCGCGCTCGACGAACTCGAGAGCGACTTCGCGGTGCAGGCCGGCTCGCTCAGGGTGCAGCAGGCGCAACTGAAGCGCGCGCGCGAAGACCTGTCCGACACCGTCGTCAGGGCGCCGATCGCCGGCGTGGTGTTCGAACGCGCGAAGAACCCGGGCGAGCGCATCGCCCGCAACGAGAAGCTGTTCGGCGTCGCCGACCTGTCCGAACTCGAGATCGCCGCCAGCCTGCCGTCGCGCGAAGGGGCGGCCTTGTCTCCCGGCATGCGCGCGCGCTTCACGGTGGAAGGGATGCCCGGCGAGTTCTCGGCCAACGTCGCGCGCATCAACCCGGTCGCGTCGACTAGCACGCGCACCTTCGAGGCCTACCTGCGCGTCTCCAACCCCGACGGCCGGCTGAAGGCCGGCCAGTTCGCGCGCGGCGGCGTCGTACTGCACGAAGTCGACGACTTCGTGGTGCTGCCTGCCAGCGCGGTGCGCGAGCGCGAAAAATCGCCGTGGGTGCTGGTCGTGAAGAACGGCAGGCTCTCCCGCGCGCAGGTAAAGGTCGAGCTCGAATCGGAAGCCGACCGCCGCGTCGCGGTGTCGGGCATCGTCCCCGGACAGACCGTCGTCACGACCGAGCTGATCGGCATGAAGGAAGGCGACGCGGTCAAGCTGCCGCTCGCGACGGGGAAATAA
- the mltA gene encoding murein transglycosylase A, which yields MKRLLLIILPLALVAACTTTPTPPSRGAVNYTQQTLSALPDWGRAQQLDSLAALKQSCKALAKRPGWADVCRDAATLDAADASAVKRFFETRFDAWKVIDSARDTGLITGYYEPLLAGSRTQSARTPYPVYGVPADLVTLDVSAADRNAAQLVVRRANGNKLAIVPGKTSPGAGEFMLTPSDFKPDARTTRLKGRVDGERVLPYYSRAEIEAGRGVSSSPVLAWVEDPTELFFLQIQGSGRIQLEDGSFLRVTYAEQNGYGYQSIGKVLIERGELTIADASMQGIQAWIKAHPDRRQELFNQNPSYVFFKAHASQEGGPPGALGVPLTNGYSIAVDPRYIPLGAPVLLATTWPLSDEPLVRLMHAQDTGGAIRGGVRADFFWGFGSEAGLYAGRMKQQGRLWILLPKGVSPNQVLAI from the coding sequence ATGAAACGTCTTCTCCTGATCATCCTGCCGCTGGCGCTCGTCGCGGCCTGCACGACCACGCCGACCCCGCCGTCCAGAGGCGCGGTCAATTACACGCAGCAAACGCTGAGCGCGCTGCCCGACTGGGGCCGCGCGCAGCAGCTCGACAGCCTTGCCGCGCTTAAACAGAGCTGCAAGGCGCTCGCCAAGCGGCCGGGCTGGGCCGACGTCTGCCGCGACGCGGCGACGCTAGACGCCGCCGACGCGAGCGCGGTCAAACGCTTCTTCGAGACGCGTTTCGACGCGTGGAAGGTCATAGACAGCGCGCGCGACACCGGCCTCATCACCGGCTACTACGAGCCGCTCTTGGCCGGCAGCCGCACGCAAAGCGCGCGCACGCCTTACCCGGTGTACGGCGTGCCGGCCGACCTCGTCACGCTCGACGTCAGCGCCGCCGACCGCAACGCCGCGCAACTCGTCGTGCGGCGCGCCAACGGCAACAAGCTCGCCATCGTGCCGGGCAAGACCTCGCCCGGCGCCGGCGAGTTCATGCTGACGCCCTCCGACTTCAAGCCCGACGCGCGCACGACGCGCCTGAAGGGCCGCGTCGACGGCGAGCGCGTGCTGCCCTACTACAGCCGCGCCGAGATCGAGGCGGGCCGTGGCGTCTCGAGCTCGCCGGTGCTCGCCTGGGTCGAGGACCCGACCGAGCTGTTCTTCCTGCAGATTCAGGGCTCGGGCCGCATCCAGCTCGAGGACGGCAGCTTTTTACGCGTGACCTACGCCGAGCAGAACGGCTACGGCTACCAGTCGATCGGCAAGGTGCTGATCGAACGCGGCGAGCTGACGATCGCCGATGCGTCGATGCAGGGCATCCAGGCGTGGATCAAGGCCCACCCCGACCGTCGCCAGGAACTGTTCAACCAGAACCCGAGCTACGTGTTCTTCAAGGCGCATGCCAGCCAAGAAGGCGGCCCTCCCGGAGCGCTCGGCGTGCCCTTGACCAACGGCTACAGCATCGCCGTCGACCCGCGCTACATCCCGCTGGGCGCGCCGGTGCTGCTCGCGACCACCTGGCCGCTGTCCGACGAACCGCTGGTGCGGCTGATGCACGCGCAGGACACCGGCGGCGCGATCCGCGGCGGGGTGCGCGCCGACTTCTTCTGGGGCTTCGGCAGCGAGGCCGGCCTGTACGCCGGCCGCATGAAACAGCAGGGCCGCCTGTGGATCCTGCTGCCCAAGGGCGTCAGCCCCAATCAGGTGCTCGCCATCTAA
- a CDS encoding efflux RND transporter permease subunit — MWLTRVSIQNPYFAAVLMLVLIVLGLFSINRLPLEEFPDIRFPVAVVAVSYPGASPEVVESEVSRPIEETLNTISGIKNIRSYSFEGSSTVVVEFELSADATVALQDVRDRISAVQGSFRREIKSPVVSQLNPNDQPLLSFALTSPDKNLRGLTTWVDNVLKKRLQTVSGVGEVKRVGGARREIRVDVDPYRLEAVGLSVGDVASAIRTANQDFPTGSVNTASNELSVRLTGKLATVDDFSKLTLTWRNGAPIRLADVASVADDEAEKDSLSLIDGLPSVGLDIRAARGANVVAVAEGVKKVMEEMRPLMPAGTGVKVTYDKSDNVKRSLTEVRNSLIEGAALTVLIVFLFLGSWRSTVITGLTLPVALIGTLFAISAMGFTLNLMTLMALSLSIGLLIDDAIVVRENIVRHANMGKEHYKAALEGTEEIGLAVLATTLVIVAVFLPVGFMGGIIGKFFHQFGLTVTVAVLISMLVSFTLDPMLSSIWHDPHHHGDAHKGPLGRTLDWFEASLDRLAERYGAAIGWALDHRKTVIAGALALLVGSFMLVPLIGGEFLPKSDQGKFSLSFKTAPGSSLEYTEAKARQVEKGLRELPEVRSVNVSVAGGRFGAGKTEARLVVDAGSKQERERSLFDLMAAARGKAERVAGIELSSVEELGKHGPGGKAVNIGLRGSDVHVLEAAANALSGRLAGVKGVSDVESSLSAADPALDISVKRDAAGSLGIDLAEVGDTLSTLLAGNTVTTWEAPDGENYDVRLQIPKPARAAELLDVLTVAGNRKDDGSANMVPLSSVTESRPAESPRQIDRVNLQREVTITANIEGRESSAVFADIGKLLKDAKLPPGVSLNQEGEQKDMAESLGFAVQALAMGVIFIYLILAAQFRSFTLPVTIMVSLPLAFVGVFLGLLLFGSTLNMFSVIGIVMLMGLAAKNGILLVDFINQARREGMERRAAIVEAGRVRLRPIMMTSLAMIFGMLPLALGGGEGSETRAPMAHAIIGGMVTSTVLTLIVVPVVYTYMDGLRTRVRRVFARLNGHAHRA, encoded by the coding sequence ATGTGGCTCACCCGCGTCAGTATCCAGAACCCCTACTTCGCCGCCGTGCTGATGCTGGTGCTGATCGTGCTCGGCCTGTTCTCGATCAATCGCCTGCCGCTCGAGGAGTTCCCCGACATCCGCTTCCCGGTCGCCGTCGTCGCCGTCAGCTACCCGGGCGCATCACCCGAGGTGGTCGAGAGCGAGGTCAGCCGGCCGATCGAGGAGACGCTGAACACGATCAGCGGTATCAAGAACATCCGCTCGTACTCGTTCGAAGGCTCTTCGACCGTCGTCGTCGAGTTCGAACTGTCTGCCGACGCGACCGTCGCGCTGCAGGACGTGCGCGACCGCATCTCGGCGGTGCAGGGCAGCTTCCGGCGCGAGATCAAGTCGCCGGTGGTGTCGCAACTGAACCCGAATGACCAGCCGCTGCTTTCGTTCGCGCTGACATCGCCCGACAAGAACCTAAGGGGACTCACGACCTGGGTCGACAACGTGCTGAAGAAGCGGCTGCAGACGGTGTCGGGCGTCGGCGAAGTCAAACGCGTCGGCGGAGCCCGCCGCGAGATCCGCGTCGACGTCGACCCCTACCGGCTCGAGGCGGTCGGCCTGTCGGTCGGCGACGTGGCCTCGGCCATCCGCACCGCCAACCAGGACTTCCCGACCGGCTCGGTCAACACCGCGAGCAACGAGCTGTCGGTGCGCCTGACCGGCAAGCTGGCGACGGTCGACGACTTCTCCAAGCTGACGCTCACGTGGCGTAACGGCGCGCCGATCCGGCTCGCCGACGTCGCCTCCGTCGCCGACGACGAGGCCGAGAAGGACAGCCTGTCGCTGATCGACGGCTTGCCATCGGTCGGCCTCGACATCCGCGCGGCGCGCGGCGCCAACGTCGTCGCGGTCGCCGAAGGCGTGAAGAAGGTGATGGAAGAAATGAGGCCGCTGATGCCGGCCGGCACCGGCGTCAAGGTCACCTACGACAAGTCCGACAACGTCAAACGCTCGCTGACCGAGGTGAGGAACAGCCTGATCGAGGGCGCGGCGCTGACGGTACTGATCGTGTTCCTGTTCCTGGGCAGCTGGCGCAGCACGGTGATCACCGGCCTGACCTTGCCGGTCGCGCTGATCGGCACGCTGTTCGCGATCTCGGCGATGGGCTTCACCTTGAACCTGATGACGCTGATGGCGCTGTCGCTGTCGATCGGCCTGTTGATCGACGACGCCATCGTCGTGCGCGAGAACATCGTCCGCCACGCCAATATGGGCAAGGAGCACTACAAGGCGGCGCTCGAAGGCACCGAGGAGATCGGTCTGGCGGTGCTGGCGACGACGCTGGTCATCGTCGCGGTGTTCCTGCCGGTCGGCTTCATGGGCGGCATCATCGGCAAGTTCTTCCACCAGTTCGGCCTGACCGTCACCGTCGCGGTGCTGATCTCGATGCTGGTCAGCTTCACGCTCGACCCGATGCTGTCGTCGATCTGGCACGACCCGCACCACCACGGCGATGCGCACAAGGGGCCGCTCGGGCGCACGCTCGACTGGTTCGAAGCCTCGCTCGACCGCTTGGCCGAGCGCTACGGCGCCGCGATCGGCTGGGCGCTCGACCACAGGAAGACGGTGATCGCCGGCGCCTTGGCGCTGCTCGTCGGCAGCTTCATGCTGGTGCCGCTGATCGGCGGCGAATTCCTGCCCAAGAGCGACCAGGGCAAGTTCTCGCTGAGCTTCAAGACCGCGCCGGGCAGCTCGCTCGAATACACCGAGGCGAAGGCGCGCCAGGTCGAGAAAGGCTTGCGCGAGCTGCCCGAGGTGCGCTCGGTGAACGTCAGCGTCGCCGGCGGGCGCTTCGGCGCCGGCAAGACCGAGGCACGGTTGGTGGTCGACGCCGGCAGCAAGCAGGAGCGCGAACGCAGCCTGTTCGACCTGATGGCCGCCGCGCGCGGCAAGGCCGAGCGCGTCGCCGGCATCGAGCTGTCGTCGGTAGAAGAACTCGGCAAGCACGGTCCGGGCGGCAAGGCGGTCAACATCGGCTTGCGCGGCAGCGATGTGCATGTGCTCGAGGCGGCCGCCAACGCGCTGTCCGGGCGGCTGGCTGGCGTCAAGGGCGTCAGCGACGTCGAGAGCAGCCTGTCGGCGGCCGACCCGGCGCTCGACATCTCGGTCAAGCGCGACGCCGCCGGCAGCCTCGGCATCGACCTCGCCGAGGTCGGCGACACGCTGTCGACGCTGTTGGCCGGCAACACCGTCACCACCTGGGAAGCGCCCGACGGCGAGAACTACGACGTCAGGCTGCAGATCCCGAAACCCGCGCGCGCGGCCGAACTCTTGGACGTCTTGACCGTCGCCGGAAATCGCAAGGACGACGGCTCGGCCAACATGGTGCCGCTGTCGAGCGTGACCGAGAGCCGGCCGGCCGAGAGCCCGCGCCAGATCGACCGCGTGAACCTGCAGCGCGAGGTGACGATCACCGCCAACATCGAGGGCCGCGAGTCGAGTGCGGTGTTCGCCGACATCGGCAAGCTGTTGAAGGACGCGAAGCTGCCGCCGGGCGTCAGCCTGAACCAGGAAGGCGAGCAGAAGGACATGGCCGAGTCGCTCGGCTTCGCGGTGCAGGCGCTGGCGATGGGCGTGATCTTCATCTATCTGATCCTCGCCGCGCAGTTCCGCAGCTTCACGCTGCCGGTGACCATCATGGTGTCGCTGCCCTTGGCCTTCGTCGGCGTGTTTCTCGGCCTGTTGCTGTTCGGCTCGACGCTCAATATGTTCTCGGTGATCGGCATCGTGATGCTGATGGGCCTGGCGGCCAAGAACGGCATCCTCTTGGTCGACTTCATCAACCAGGCGCGCCGCGAGGGCATGGAAAGGCGCGCGGCGATCGTCGAGGCCGGCCGCGTGCGGCTGCGCCCGATCATGATGACCAGCCTGGCGATGATCTTCGGCATGCTGCCCCTGGCGCTCGGCGGCGGCGAAGGCTCGGAGACGCGCGCGCCGATGGCGCACGCGATCATCGGCGGCATGGTGACGTCGACCGTGCTGACGCTGATCGTGGTGCCGGTGGTGTACACCTATATGGACGGCTTGCGGACCCGCGTGCGCCGCGTGTTCGCAAGGCTGAACGGACACGCGCACCGCGCCTGA